A genome region from Jeotgalibacillus aurantiacus includes the following:
- a CDS encoding ABC transporter permease, whose amino-acid sequence MSFLTALDILVQSMLLASAPLIFTALGGVFSERSGVVNIGLEGLMVIGAFSAVVFNITFAGSLGDATPWISLLVAMAVGGVFSLIHAVASISFRADHVVSGVAINFLALGLGVYLVKDWYGAGQTPQIPEPIRYTNIPLLYDIPVIGPIFFDNYITSYVAIFVAIIAWYIIFKTPFGLRLRSVGEHPLAADTMGINVYKMRYTAVVISGVLGGLGGGVYALTISQIFSAGTITGQGFIALAAVIFGKWHPLGAMGAAMFFGLAQSLAIIGSSFPLLADVPNWVLLAAPYALTILALAGFIGRADAPKAIGTPYIKGKR is encoded by the coding sequence CTTAACAGCACTTGATATTCTCGTTCAATCAATGCTGCTTGCATCTGCCCCGTTAATTTTTACAGCGCTTGGCGGAGTGTTCTCAGAACGTTCCGGAGTTGTTAATATCGGGTTGGAAGGGTTAATGGTGATTGGTGCTTTTTCAGCCGTTGTCTTTAACATTACATTTGCAGGCTCATTAGGTGACGCAACACCGTGGATTTCACTGCTTGTCGCGATGGCTGTCGGGGGAGTCTTTTCACTCATTCATGCCGTTGCTTCGATCTCATTCAGAGCAGACCACGTCGTAAGTGGTGTAGCAATTAACTTTTTAGCATTAGGTCTAGGTGTTTATTTAGTAAAAGACTGGTATGGTGCCGGGCAGACACCACAGATTCCGGAACCAATCCGCTATACCAATATTCCTTTATTATATGATATCCCGGTGATCGGGCCTATTTTCTTTGATAACTATATTACGTCATATGTGGCGATTTTCGTGGCGATTATAGCCTGGTATATCATTTTTAAAACACCGTTTGGACTGCGTCTGCGTTCAGTAGGTGAGCATCCGCTTGCAGCTGATACGATGGGGATTAACGTTTACAAAATGAGATATACAGCCGTTGTCATTTCAGGGGTTCTTGGTGGCCTTGGTGGTGGTGTATATGCACTGACGATTTCACAAATATTCAGCGCCGGTACGATTACCGGTCAGGGATTCATCGCCTTAGCAGCTGTTATCTTCGGTAAATGGCATCCACTTGGTGCAATGGGAGCAGCGATGTTCTTCGGGCTAGCTCAGAGTCTTGCGATTATTGGTTCAAGCTTCCCGCTTCTTGCCGATGTCCCTAACTGGGTCCTTCTTGCTGCACCTTACGCACTGACCATTCTTGCGCTTGCAGGATTTATCGGGCGCGCAGATGCACCAAAAGCAATTGGAACACCTTATATTAAAGGT